The sequence AGCCAGTGGATGTCATAGGCGCCGCGCTTGATGTCGTCGTTCTCAACAAGTTCGCGGAACAGCGGCAGCGTGGTCTCGATACCTTCCACCACGAACTCGTTCAGCGCGCGCTTCAGCCGGGCGAGGCACTCCTCGCGGGTGGCGGCGTGAATGATCAGCTTGCCGGCCAGGCTGTCGTAATAGGGCGGGATCGAATAGCCCTGATACACCGCCGAATCAATGCGCACGCCCGGCCCGCCCGGCACGTGCCAGTAGTCGATCCGCCCCGGCGACGGGCGGAAGGTGCGTGGGTGCTCGGCATTCACCCGGCACTCGATCGCATGGCCGTGGAGGGTGATGTCGTCCTGCGTCACGCTCATCGGCAGGCCGGCGGCGACGCGGATCTGCTCATTGATGAGGTCGACTCCGGTGATGGCCTCGGTCACCGGATGCTCCACCTGGATGCGGGTGTTCATCTCGATGAAGTAGAACTCGCCATTCTCGTACAGGAACTCGATCGTGCCGGCGCCGAGATATTTCAGGTCGCGCATGGCCTGCGCCACCGTCTCGCCGATGCGGGCGCGCTGTTCGGGCGTGAGGATCGGGGAGGGGGCTTCCTCCAGCACCTTCTGGTGACGGCGCTGCAGCGAGCAGTCGCGTTCGCCGAGATGGATGGCGTTGCCCTTGCCGTCGCCGAGCACCTGGATTTCGATGTGCCGGGGGGTGCCGAGATATTTCTCGATATAGACCGCATCGTCGCCGAAGGCGGCGCGGGCTTCCGAACGGGCGGTGGAGAGGGCGGCGGAGAGTTCCTGCTCCGAGCGCGCCACCTTCATGCCGCGCCCGCCACCGCCGGCGGCGGCCTTGATGAGCACGGGATAGCCGATCTCGTTGGCGACCTTCATCGCCTCGTCGTCGGAGGTGACGCCACCATCCGAGCCGGGCACGCAGGGAATGCCGAGCCGCTTGGCGGTCTTCTTCGCCTCGATCTTGTCGCCCATGATGCGGATATGCTCGGGCTTCGGCCCGATGAACTGCACGCCGTGGTCGATGAGGATTTCCGCGA is a genomic window of Ancylobacter sp. IITR112 containing:
- the accC gene encoding acetyl-CoA carboxylase biotin carboxylase subunit → MFGKILIANRGEIALRVLRACKEMGIATVAVHSTADANAMHVKLADESVCIGPPQARDSYLNIPALLAACEITGAEAVHPGYGFLAENARFAEILIDHGVQFIGPKPEHIRIMGDKIEAKKTAKRLGIPCVPGSDGGVTSDDEAMKVANEIGYPVLIKAAAGGGGRGMKVARSEQELSAALSTARSEARAAFGDDAVYIEKYLGTPRHIEIQVLGDGKGNAIHLGERDCSLQRRHQKVLEEAPSPILTPEQRARIGETVAQAMRDLKYLGAGTIEFLYENGEFYFIEMNTRIQVEHPVTEAITGVDLINEQIRVAAGLPMSVTQDDITLHGHAIECRVNAEHPRTFRPSPGRIDYWHVPGGPGVRIDSAVYQGYSIPPYYDSLAGKLIIHAATREECLARLKRALNEFVVEGIETTLPLFRELVENDDIKRGAYDIHWLEHFLAEGEPGV